Part of the candidate division WOR-3 bacterium genome is shown below.
CAAGGAGGAAGTCTCTGACCTCAAATGCCCCCATTGCGACCACACCTTGATACTTGATGAACCACGATGTAGCCTCTGTTCAGCCAGAACAGCCAGTTTTAAAGTTTCGGCAATGACAAAACTTGTAGATTTTATTTTTTGCACGAGAAAAAATTGCCATTGGCACTCAGTCAGCGACAAAGATTTGGAATTAATCGAGCTCGAAGACAGTCTGGAATGGTAAGATAAACCATGTATCCGATTATCGATAAAACAGTTTTGGCAGAAAACACTATCTGCCAATTTATTGTCAAAGCACCCGACATTGCAAATAAAGTCAAACCCGGTCAATTTGTCATAGTCAAAGCTTCTGATGAAGGCGAAAGAATACCTTTGACAGTCGCAGATAAAGACATCAAAGACGGAACAATAACGCTGATATTTCAGGTTATAGGAAAAACAACCGCTATATTGAGGAACCTCCACGTTGGTGAAAACATCAAGGATGTTGTCGGCCCCTTGGGCAAACCTACCCATCTTGATAATTTCGGCACAGTAGTCTGTGTCGGCGGGGGCACCGGTATCGCAATTCTTCACCATTTGACAAAAGCCCTATACGAAATGGGCAACGAAGTAATCTCCATAATAGGCGCAAGAACCAAATCTCTCATTATAATGGAAAGAGAGATGGAGTTGATCTCCCACGAATTGATTGTCTGCACAGACGACGGTTCATACGGAGTCAGAGGTTTTGTAACGGATATCTTAAAGGAGACAATACAAAAAAGAGGCGACGTAAAACAAATTTTAGCAATAGGGCCGACTCCTATGATGCGCGCCTGCGTTGAAACCGCAAAAAATCCATATATACCCGTTCTGGTTTCTCTGAATCCGATAATGTTAGACGGAACAGGAATGTGCGGGGTATGCAGGTGTACCGTTGACGGAAAAACGAAATTTGCATGCGTTGACGGACCGGATTTCGACGGGCACAAGGTGGATTTTGAGGAACTTGAGAAAAGATTAAAAATGTACCTCATCCAAGAGAGAGAATCTCTGCTTTATTCAATCAAATAGGGGGATCGGACATGGAAGAAATATCCGAAGTAAAATACATCAAATACGGTTCAAAGCTCCAAACATACTGTCCGAACTGTCATAGAGGCTTAAATAAAAAGTACCCCCAAAAACAAACCGAATACGTTGAAATGGGCATAGAATACAAGGGAAATAAAGGGAAACTCAGACTTAGCCCCTATCTGAATATTTTCGATGTAGAACTCACTATTGACATACCTGAAAATGAAACCGCCGACGATATTTTTTGCCCTTATTGCAACTACTCTTTCATAGTAGATACAAGAAAATGCGAATTGGGCGATCATAAAATCGCTAAGATTTCCGTATCTGCTTATTCCCGCCTTTTGCCTTTTTACATATGCGCAAAAAAAGGGTGCACATGGCACGGACTTGATAAAGAAGACGAAGGCTGGCTAAAAATAAGAATTCCAAGGCAGAAAATGCCCGAACAGGATCCATACATAAGAGTTAAAAACTTCAACGAGGTCCCTCTCGGTCTTAGAATGGAGCAGGCTATACTTGAAGCTTATCGCTGCATGCAGTGTCAAAGGCCCACTTGCATCGAAGGTTGTCCTGTCAATATTGATATCAAAGAATTTATCGGATGTATTCGAGACAGCGATATGATTGGGGCAATCAGAAAAATCAAGGAGACTAACTCTCTACCCGCTATCTGCGGAAGAGTTTGCCCTCAAGAAATCCAATGTGAATCAAAATGCATACTCGGAAGAAGCGAAGAGCCAGTAGCCATTGGTAATCTTGAAAGGTTTGTAGCAGATTACGAAAGAGCCATCGGCGTACATATACCTAAAAAATGTCTGAAATCAGAAAAAAAAGTGGCTGTAATCGGTTCAGGACCATCCGGCCTGACAATGGCTTCGGAAATGATTAAATGCGGGCATGAAGTGATCGTCTACGAAGCGCTGCATGAGCTCGGAGGCGTGTTGGTATACGGAATACCTGAATTCAGACTCCCTAAAGAAATTGTCCGTCAGGAAATTGACTATCTAAAAAAAATCGGGGTAATTTTCAAGACCAACCATGTAATAGGTAAAATATTCACAATAAACGAATTGTTTGATGACCTTGGTTTTAACGCCGTCTATATCGCAACTGGCGCCGGACTCCCGAAATTTATGAACATACCTGGTGAAAATGCCCCTGGTGTTTTCTCCGCAAATGAATACCTCACGAGGATGAACCTGATGAAAGCATATATGTTTCCGTCTTATGACACCCCAAACCCCAGAGGGAGAAGGGCAGTTGTCGTAGGTGGCGGTAACGTAGCCATGGACTGCGCAAGAACAGCATTGAGATCGCCCGGAACAGAAAATGTCACACTTATTTACAGACGATCAAGAGAGGAAATGCCTGCTAGAAACGAGGAGATTATACACGCGGAACACGAAGGAATTGATTTTCATCTTCTCACCAATCCAATTTCCATAAATCAGGACAAAAGAGGGAATGTAAGCGGAGTCACCTGCGTAAAAATGGTGCTTGGAGAACCGGACGATTCCGGCAGAAGAAAACCGATTCCCCTGGAAGGATCCGAATACGATATTGGATGCGACATGGTCGTTATTGCCATTGGCACCGGTCCTAATGAAATTCTGTTTCAGGGCACAGAAAACCTGAAAAGAAACAAGAGAGGTTATATTGAAGTCGACCCGGAAACAGGCAGGACTTCCATCGAAGGAGTATGGGCAGGCGGTGACATTGTAACAGGCTCGGCCACTGTTATTCTTGCCATGGGTGCGGCAAAAAAAGCGGCTTCAGACATAAATTCATACCTAAAATCCAACTGATTAACTTTTTCGTATGACAAAACGGAGGTCTCCTTTTCGGACAGTTAATCCTTCGGCGTCAAAAAGGGCAAAAAGAAGTAGGCAAATTTTCCTGTTTCCTCCTATTAGATCTCTGAACTGAGCAACGGTCAAACCTCTATCGGAGTGCGAAATCTCTTTTGTTAAAGCTTTTTTTGCTTCTTCAACCGTTTTCGTGGAGATGTATTCTCCTTCAATCCTGTAGGCTTTTTTCTTGCTGACCAGGTAGTTGAGGACGAGATTAAGATCTTTTTCCCCCATTTTGAACTTTGCAGCATGCTGAGCCAATTCTCCGTAGCGCGGTATTTTTAAACCGGCATCTTCAAGAAATTTTCCGACTATCCCTACCCATTCGACCTGTTTTTGATCCATTTCTTCAGTTTCCCCGACCATGCTCCAGTTTTCTCCCTTTTTACCGACGATCCCGTTTTTTCTCAAATCATCAAGCAGTTTCAATATAAATTCACCGTAAACCTGGCCTTTTTTCGCAAAAGCGGAGTTTTTAATCTCGTCAGAAGTCGGGCCTCTGTTTAAAAGAGGATTTTTTTCAATAAAACTTCTAATAATTGCGGGTATCTTTTTTCTGACGGAGATTTCTTCATCTCTCTCTGCGAGTATAAAATCATTTTTGTGCGTGAAAACCGATATTTTTTTTGTTTTTTCAACTTCCATCAGAATCTGGTTTTCGTGTACGTTCATAGACCTTGATATATTAGAAAGGCGGACAACCCCCCCTTTTTTACCGATTTCTTCATATATTGCCGCCGAAAAACCGCCCTCGGCAATTCTCGCAGTTTTTTTTCTTACCTTTTCGGTCCTTCTCCTGTGGTGCAGGGGATGAGAATCCGTAACGTACCCTCCTCCGAGCGTGCAATCGTCAGACGTGCTTCTTACAATAAATCTATCTCCATATCTCGTTACTACGGATTTAGACAATTGCAACTGAACATCAGCTGATTCGCCCGGTTTCAAGACATCAGCGGAAATAAGGTGTACTCTTGCCTGAAGTTCGTTTGTTCCGAGAAGAAATATCACATTCGACCACACTGGCAATTTTTTGACATCTTTGAACAATGTTATCCTGGAATCAATCATTCTTGTCTGTTCAAGAAGCCTGTTTGAAATCAGCGTACCCCTGACGAAATCCTCTCTTTCTAGGCCTACGAGATTAACCGACGCCCTGTCTCCCGTAAAAATTTCATCCGTCTCTTTTCCGTGCCTTTCCATCCGCCTTATCCTGAATTCCCGACCTTTTCCGGGGATGAGAAAAACTTTCTCTTCCTTTTTGACCTTTCCTTCGACTACCGACCCAGTCAGGACACTCCCGAAACCCGGAATGCTGAAAATTCTGTCTGGATACATTCTGAAAATGCCTTCACCGGTTCTGGGTTCAGATATTTTTACCAGCTCGAATATTTCCCTTCTGAGTTCTTCAATACCTTGGCCTGTCACCGAAGAAACTCTGATTATCGGGCTTTTTTCGAGAAAAGTTCCCTTGATGAAAGATTTTATGTCCTCTTCCGCTATTTCAGCTGTCTCGGAATCTACTGCGTCCACCTTGGTCATCGCCACAAGACCCTTTTCTATTCCGAGCGCTTGCATTATCCAAAGGTGTTCTCTTGTCTGGGGCATAATTCCACTGTCAGCTGAAATCGCCAAAAGGGCTATGTCTATTCCGCTCGCGCCCGAAACCATGGTGTGTATGAAATCTTTGTGCCCCGGCATGTCGACGATTCCGACAACTTCTCCCGAAGGAAAATCCAGATGCGCAAATCCCAGATGGATTGTTATTCCCCTTTTTTTCTCTTCATCATGGGTATCACAATCTATTCCCGTGAGAGCTTTCACGAGCAGTGTTTTTCCGTGGTCTATATGCCCTGCCGTTCCAAGAATGAAGTGTTTCAAGATTTTCTCGTGTTTTCCGATTTGAAATAAACTTCGCTTATCGAATCAGCTATGTATTCAAAGTCTCTTTCTTTCAGAGTCAAAACATCGAAGACGAGTTCGCCTTTTCTGAGGACAGAAACTATGGGTTTTGAATTTCTCATAAGGCTAAAAAACATTCTCTCGAGATTCTCTTTTCTCTTTTTTCCTTCCAATCTTATCGCAACACAGTAGCTCTCAATTTCAGTGTCTGTCAGGGAACCTCCTCCTGCCTTGCCCCGACTTTTTTCAACCCTTGAGTCAACTCCCTTCTTTTGCATCAACCCAGAGAGCTTTTCCGCTTTTTCCAGCAGCTCGCCAGACTTCGTTGAAGACATTTCTACTACAGGTATGTCTGTAAAATTTCCCGATTTTTCAGCGTGCCTTACAGCGACGGTTCCAAGGGCTGAAAGGGTCATTTTACCGACTCTAAGAGCTCTCATCATAGGAGCTTTTTTCAATTTTGCAATTTCTTCCTTATCGCCGCAAACGACACCCGCCTGAGGGCCTCCGAACAATTTATCGGCGCTGAAAGCGACAAAATCCGCTCCTGAAGCAACGGCTCTTTTTATGTCCGGTTCTTTTGAGAAAACATCGTTGATCTGACTGTCAGCGCAACCGGAACCCAAATCGTAGAGAACCCGCAAATCAAATTTCCTTGCCAGCTCAACAATTTTTTCAAGAGGCGCTTCTTCCGTGAAACCTTTAATAACGTAATTCGACTTGTGAACTTTGAGAATCATAGCAGTTTTTGAATTTATTGCCTTTTCGTAATCTGAAAGCCTTGTCCTGTTTGTAGTGCCGACTTCGACCATTTTCGCACCCGATGCTTTTAGAATTTCCGGAATGCGGAAAGAGCCGCCAATTTCAACGAGCTCTCCACGCGACACCACAACTTCCTTTCTTTTTGCAAAAACGCTCAACGTCAGCATCAGACCAGCCGCGTTGTTATTTACCACTGCAACGCCGTCGGCGCCCGTGAGATATTTAAGAGTCTCCTCCACACATTTCGTCCGATTTCCTCTTCTCCCCTTATCCAGGTCGAATTCCAAATCGCAATATCCTGAAATCGCTTTTGAAATCTCGCGGACTATATCTTCTCCTAAAGGAGCCCTCCCCAGATTTGTGTGAATAATTATTCCTGTGGCATTTATGACTTCCTTGAGACCTGAATGGAATATCGATTGTATTTTACCTTTCGAAAGGTATTGGACTCTTTTTTCGATATCGGCAACTTCATCTGTTTGTCCCATTCTTTTTATTTCGTCGAGGGCATACCTCACAGAATACAACACTGCTTCTCTTCCGTATTCTTTTTCGAGAGCAGAAATTTCCCGGATGTTCAAAAGCTTCTCTACGCTCGGAATTTTCTGATTTTCTGATTTTCTAATAAAACACCATTTTTTTGAGTTTTAAGAACAGAGAGGGCAGGAATCGAACCTGCCACGAACGGTTTTATCCGGCCGCTACTGGTTTTGAAGACCAGCTGAACCACCAGATCCTTCCTCTCCGAAAAAATTATTCATTCATTGCGGATACTTTGTCAACATGAAATTGAATTTTCACTCAATTTCTTGACATATCTGTATTATCAAAATAATATCTTTACATGTAAAAAAGGAGTTTTTATGGGCATACTTCTCGTCTTTATTTTCGTTGCCTTATGCGAAGGGGGAGTTTCACGTCAACTTGATATGAAATCACCTTCTTTACAAAGATCCGCTCATGACAACAACAACCTCTGGACAGGACTTGACTTGGCTGGAGGAGACATCGGAAGCGCTACGGGACCTTCCATGCAGTTTCCCGGCGGGACTGGCATAAACACCCTATACCAGGGTTGTCAGGCAATAGGCTTTTATAACGGCAGTTACCCGATTGTAGTCGGAACACAGCTCTGTTGAGGGGGCTTGACCGAATGGTCGGTTTCCCACAGTTCGTGGGAATGGATTGATGATTCTCTCTACAGAAGTTTTTACAGGCTGACAGACGTCTACCATGGCTCTCAGATTATAGTCGAAAGATCCGGATTTTCTTGGTCTCAGGACATAAACGGTGACTTCATCTTATTTGTCAACAAGTTCATCAACACTTCCAGAGCATCATACGACAGCGTTTATACCGGGCTCTGGTACGACTTCGATATTCCTTCTACAGACTACATGAACGACTCGGCTGGCTACATACAGACTGTAAACCTATGCTATATGTCTGACGCAGCCGGTTATTCCCAGAAAATAGGGATATGTTTTTTACAGCCTTCTGCGCCTCATGGCGCAAACTGGTTCAACTACGCTACCACACCTGGGGACGACAACGCGTATTTTTCGGCGCTTCAAAACACGAGCGTCGCGACTGCCTGGCCTTCAGCTCCGTCTGATTACAAGATAATGATAAATTGCGGTCCCAACGCCCTGGGCGCGGGAGAAACTCTGACAATCGTCTACGGTGTAGTCGCTGGAAATGACGAAA
Proteins encoded:
- a CDS encoding sulfide/dihydroorotate dehydrogenase-like FAD/NAD-binding protein: MYPIIDKTVLAENTICQFIVKAPDIANKVKPGQFVIVKASDEGERIPLTVADKDIKDGTITLIFQVIGKTTAILRNLHVGENIKDVVGPLGKPTHLDNFGTVVCVGGGTGIAILHHLTKALYEMGNEVISIIGARTKSLIIMEREMELISHELIVCTDDGSYGVRGFVTDILKETIQKRGDVKQILAIGPTPMMRACVETAKNPYIPVLVSLNPIMLDGTGMCGVCRCTVDGKTKFACVDGPDFDGHKVDFEELEKRLKMYLIQERESLLYSIK
- the gltA gene encoding NADPH-dependent glutamate synthase, giving the protein MPEQDPYIRVKNFNEVPLGLRMEQAILEAYRCMQCQRPTCIEGCPVNIDIKEFIGCIRDSDMIGAIRKIKETNSLPAICGRVCPQEIQCESKCILGRSEEPVAIGNLERFVADYERAIGVHIPKKCLKSEKKVAVIGSGPSGLTMASEMIKCGHEVIVYEALHELGGVLVYGIPEFRLPKEIVRQEIDYLKKIGVIFKTNHVIGKIFTINELFDDLGFNAVYIATGAGLPKFMNIPGENAPGVFSANEYLTRMNLMKAYMFPSYDTPNPRGRRAVVVGGGNVAMDCARTALRSPGTENVTLIYRRSREEMPARNEEIIHAEHEGIDFHLLTNPISINQDKRGNVSGVTCVKMVLGEPDDSGRRKPIPLEGSEYDIGCDMVVIAIGTGPNEILFQGTENLKRNKRGYIEVDPETGRTSIEGVWAGGDIVTGSATVILAMGAAKKAASDINSYLKSN
- the selB gene encoding selenocysteine-specific translation elongation factor — translated: MKHFILGTAGHIDHGKTLLVKALTGIDCDTHDEEKKRGITIHLGFAHLDFPSGEVVGIVDMPGHKDFIHTMVSGASGIDIALLAISADSGIMPQTREHLWIMQALGIEKGLVAMTKVDAVDSETAEIAEEDIKSFIKGTFLEKSPIIRVSSVTGQGIEELRREIFELVKISEPRTGEGIFRMYPDRIFSIPGFGSVLTGSVVEGKVKKEEKVFLIPGKGREFRIRRMERHGKETDEIFTGDRASVNLVGLEREDFVRGTLISNRLLEQTRMIDSRITLFKDVKKLPVWSNVIFLLGTNELQARVHLISADVLKPGESADVQLQLSKSVVTRYGDRFIVRSTSDDCTLGGGYVTDSHPLHHRRRTEKVRKKTARIAEGGFSAAIYEEIGKKGGVVRLSNISRSMNVHENQILMEVEKTKKISVFTHKNDFILAERDEEISVRKKIPAIIRSFIEKNPLLNRGPTSDEIKNSAFAKKGQVYGEFILKLLDDLRKNGIVGKKGENWSMVGETEEMDQKQVEWVGIVGKFLEDAGLKIPRYGELAQHAAKFKMGEKDLNLVLNYLVSKKKAYRIEGEYISTKTVEEAKKALTKEISHSDRGLTVAQFRDLIGGNRKICLLLFALFDAEGLTVRKGDLRFVIRKS
- the selA gene encoding L-seryl-tRNA(Sec) selenium transferase, whose amino-acid sequence is MNIREISALEKEYGREAVLYSVRYALDEIKRMGQTDEVADIEKRVQYLSKGKIQSIFHSGLKEVINATGIIIHTNLGRAPLGEDIVREISKAISGYCDLEFDLDKGRRGNRTKCVEETLKYLTGADGVAVVNNNAAGLMLTLSVFAKRKEVVVSRGELVEIGGSFRIPEILKASGAKMVEVGTTNRTRLSDYEKAINSKTAMILKVHKSNYVIKGFTEEAPLEKIVELARKFDLRVLYDLGSGCADSQINDVFSKEPDIKRAVASGADFVAFSADKLFGGPQAGVVCGDKEEIAKLKKAPMMRALRVGKMTLSALGTVAVRHAEKSGNFTDIPVVEMSSTKSGELLEKAEKLSGLMQKKGVDSRVEKSRGKAGGGSLTDTEIESYCVAIRLEGKKRKENLERMFFSLMRNSKPIVSVLRKGELVFDVLTLKERDFEYIADSISEVYFKSENTRKS
- a CDS encoding T9SS type A sorting domain-containing protein; translated protein: MTEWSVSHSSWEWIDDSLYRSFYRLTDVYHGSQIIVERSGFSWSQDINGDFILFVNKFINTSRASYDSVYTGLWYDFDIPSTDYMNDSAGYIQTVNLCYMSDAAGYSQKIGICFLQPSAPHGANWFNYATTPGDDNAYFSALQNTSVATAWPSAPSDYKIMINCGPNALGAGETLTIVYGVVAGNDESELTAAVTRMSFVYDSLSLFIEEQPIAENTLRHLYIPGKFFTGDFSARLTVGQDEPVEVKVFDIQGRTVLDLGLIQAKKGENQISVNAGNLCAGQYFLRVTSSTFDWTERFGILE